From Melanotaenia boesemani isolate fMelBoe1 chromosome 12, fMelBoe1.pri, whole genome shotgun sequence, a single genomic window includes:
- the tmem177 gene encoding transmembrane protein 177, whose amino-acid sequence MASRFLKYSVLLQKYRTPLLITSCSGVFAANMFYHVCPDLSYRQLYQAWYKGEPVVLSEKLEKVFHQVLKDYGISSSKNFSAFASFGFHPVGAGIPWLPAGAQIGIPANFNSTSGDPSGITNRNIFINGKTVDWDSKAGSALKDALVFSSEAQKFALAREVARLQSGGPVLGAAVAPICLGGVWLYSVVLKQVFRLHAGPALFRGVANIVALTIGAISYFLTSDAVSQWIDYSSDRRAAGLSKEYAKGGVEFYDKILSRNKMLRALMGQKGEKIYAPSGNLFPAHILQLKHTPYTSRREGILALLKEEKA is encoded by the exons ATGGCATCTCGATTCCTCAAGTACTCTGTACTTCTTCAGAAGTACCGGACTCCGCTGCTCATTACAAGCTGCAGTGGAGTCTTTGCAGCCAACATGTTCTACCACGTTTGCCCTGACTTGTCCTACCGCCAGCTCTATCAGGCCTGGTACAAAGGAGAGCCAGTGGTGCTGTCGGAAAAGCTGGAGAAGGTGTTTCATCAG GTCCTGAAGGATTACGGCATCAGCTCATCCAAGAATTTCTCTGCCTTTGCCTCCTTTGGGTTCCACCCTGTTGGTGCTGGCATCCCTTGGCTTCCTGCTGGGGCCCAAATAGGCATCCCAGCAAACTTCAACAGCACCTCCGGCGACCCGAGTGGCATTACAAACCGCAACATTTTCATTAACGGCAAAACCGTGGACTGGGACAGCAAAGCCGGTTCTGCTCTGAAGGACGCTCTGGTGTTTTCCTCAGAGGCACAGAAGTTTGCATTAGCACGAGAAGTGGCCCGCTTACAATCTGGAGGACCTGTTTTGGGTGCTGCTGTCGCCCCGATCTGCCTGGGTGGGGTCTGGCTGTATAGCGTGGTGCTGAAACAGGTGTTCAGGCTGCATGCTGGGCCTGCACTGTTTCGCGGTGTTGCAAACATTGTGGCGCTGACCATCGGAGCCATTTCATACTTCCTCACGTCAGACGCTGTGAGCCAGTGGATCGATTACAGCTCGGACCGGCGTGCGGCTGGATTGTCCAAGGAATATGCCAAAGGAGGGGTCGAGTTTTATGATAAGATCCTGTCCAGAAACAAGATGCTGCGTGCACTGATGGGGcagaaaggagagaaaatatACGCACCCAGTGGGAACCTGTTTCCTGCTCACATCCTTCAGCTGAAACACACACCGTATACATCCAGGAGGGAAGGCATCCTTGCTCTgctaaaagaggaaaaagccTGA